One Candida dubliniensis CD36 chromosome 1, complete sequence genomic region harbors:
- a CDS encoding serine/threonine protein kinase (SRPK), putative (deleted EC_number 2.7.1.37;~Similar to C. albicans SKY1;~Similar to S. cerevisiae SKY1): MNPHNNSDEEDNAEYDDDDDDDEDEDDDISDEEPVNPADEEDLKDYVPGGYHPCFIGEEYKNGKYTLVRKLGWGHFSTVWLARDNDKHCHVAMKVVRSAKHYTETAIDEIKLLDKVTTCDIHHPGHQHVIQLLDTFTHKGPNGIHVVMVFEVLGENLLGLIRRYKHRGIPVVFVKQIAKQLLSALDFLHRKCGVIHTDLKPENILIEIGDVEQIVKLVEEENLQRKLQRKLSRTVSKTSTPINATPNSSFSNYTNIATTKKISINDSIISPNTSSTALTSSNSFLNHSPSLGRSGRRTRRTTLITGSQPLPSPLRSFNKSFTNVYGLSSSITNTPVRNISINNNNSSNYNNNNNNNFSFINNSNSNSTTNNGLATTTETHEEDGGDDGGGENQTLNNSLSSMSITNSHSNSNSYQPTGSTNVDPVQIPQDSNYSLDDSSTNVVEDIINDNELISVKIADLGNACWTNHHFTDEIQTRQYRSPEILIGYYWGASSDLWSFACLIFELLTGDYLFDPRDGKSYKKDDDHIAQIIELIGPFPNQMLKESYYAREFFNSKYELRRIMKLKPWGLQDVLIEKYKFPLNDAIEISEFLLPMLKLKPEERADAGGMLNHPWLRDALGLENVVLERPVGGSGEDIPGWSREISSSSTTQQQQQQPHQSISLGQQQSQQQSRKYSNSSSFGHKSQPFYH, from the coding sequence ATGAATCCCCACAATAATAGTGATGAAGAGGATAATGCTgaatatgatgatgatgatgatgatgatgaggatGAGGATGATGATATATCTGATGAAGAACCAGTTAACCCTgctgatgaagaagatttaaAAGATTATGTACCCGGTGGTTATCATCCATGTTTTATTGGTgaagaatataaaaatgGGAAATATACTTTAGTAAGAAAACTTGGTTGGGGTCATTTTTCTACTGTATGGTTAGCTcgtgataatgataaacatTGTCATGTAGCAATGAAAGTAGTACGATCAGCAAAACATTATACTGAAACTGCCattgatgaaataaaattattggatAAAGTTACTACATGTGATATTCATCATCCTGGTCATCAACATGTCATACAATTATTAGATACTTTTACTCATAAAGGACCTAATGGAATTCATGTAGTTATGGTTTTTGAAGTTTTAGGAGAGAATTTATTAGGATTGATTAGACGTTATAAACATCGTGGTATCCCCGTAGTATttgttaaacaaattgctaaacaattattatcagCATTAGATTTTTTACATCGAAAATGTGGAGTTATTCATACTGATTTAAAAccagaaaatattttaattgaaattggtgatgttgaacaaattgttaaattagtagaagaagaaaatttacAACGGAAATtacaaagaaaattatcaagaacAGTTTCTAAAACTTCAACACCAATTAATGCTACACCTAATAGTTCATTTTCTAATTATACCAACATAGCTACTACCAAGAAAATCTCCATTAATGATTCTATTATTTCACCAAATACTTCTAGTACAGCATTAACAAGTAGTAATTCATTTCTTAATCATTCACCTTCATTAGGTAGAAGTGGAAGAAGAACTAGACGAACAACATTAATTACTGGATCTCAACCATTACCATCTCCATTAAGaagttttaataaatcatttacaAATGTTTATGGattatcatcttcaataaCTAATACTCCAGTTCGTAATATTtccattaataataataacagcagcaactacaacaacaacaacaacaataattttagttttattaataatagcaatagtaatagtacCACCAATAATGGGTTGGCTACTACTACTGAAACCCATGAAGAagatggtggtgatgatggtggtggtgaaaACCAAACTTTgaataattctttatcatcaatgTCAATTACCAATTCTCATTCCAATTCCAATAGCTATCAACCAACCGGTTCAACCAATGTTGATCCAGTACAAATACCTCAAGATTCCAATTATTCATTAGATGATTCTTCAACtaatgttgttgaagatataatcaatgataatgaattaatttctGTTAAAATTGCTGATTTAGGTAATGCATGTTGGacaaatcatcattttaCTGATGAAATTCAAACAAGACAATATCGATCACCAGaaattttaattggttATTATTGGGGAGCTCTGAGTGATTTATGGTCATTTGCttgtttaatatttgaattattaactggtgattatttatttgatcCAAGAGATGGTAAATCATATaaaaaagatgatgatCATATAGcacaaattattgaattaattggaccatttccaaatcaaatgTTAAAAGAAAGTTATTATGCTCGagaattttttaattcaaaatatgaattaagaagaattatgaaattaaaaccTTGGGGGTTACAAGATgtattaattgaaaaatataaatttccTTTAAATGATGCCATTGAAATTAGTGAATTTTTATTACCAAtgttaaaattaaaacctGAAGAAAGAGCAGATGCTGGTGGAATGTTAAATCATCCTTGGTTAAGAGATGCTTTAGGTTTAGAAAATGTGGTTTTGGAAAGACCTGTTGGTGGTTCAGGTGAAGATATTCCTGGTTGGTCAAGagaaatttcttcttcttctactacacaacaacaacaacaacaaccacatcaatcaatatctttaggtcaacaacaactgcaacaacaatcacgcaaatattcaaattcaagTAGTTTTGGTCATAAAAGTCAACCATTTTATCATTAG
- a CDS encoding acyl carrier protein, mitochondrial precursor, putative (Similar to S. cerevisiae ACP1;~Similar to C. albicans ACP12) produces the protein MFRTNLLRSLRTSVSKPSIVKTIQPSSFTTITNKQNINGFGFGFPSSMKFIRYYSAFPELTRENTKERIIELLEGYDKVDQSKGEITEQSSFTSDLGLDSLDVVEVIMELEHEFNIQIPDNEADSLKTVGQTIDYILSQPDSC, from the coding sequence ATGTTTAGAACTAATTTATTAAGATCATTAAGAACTTCAGTATCAAAACCTTCAATTGTGAAAACCATTCAACCATCATCATTCACCACCATCactaataaacaaaatatcaatggttttggttttggtttccCATCATCAATGAAATTTATTCGTTATTATAGTGCCTTCCCTGAATTAACTAGAGAAAATActaaagaaagaattattgaattattagaagGTTATGATAAAGTAGATCAATCTAAAGGTGAAATAACTGAACAAAGTTCATTTACTTCTGATTTAGGTTTAGATTCTTtagatgttgttgaagtGATTATGGAATTAGAACATGAATttaatattcaaattccTGATAATGAAGCTGATAGTTTGAAAACTGTGGGACAAActattgattatattttatcTCAACCAGATTCTTGTTAA
- a CDS encoding Rho-GTPase-activating protein, putative (Similar to C. albicans RGD1;~Similar to S. cerevisiae RGD1;~Similar to S. pombe RGA7) encodes MSDRSVNKTDSSTNLGSSLTKTVSPPLPQPPTSLAQTDSAKLLDSDPKIQKILNSDYTIDVLLNRLKESLNSGEEFSKFIKKKAQIEDDHYNQLKKFAGHIRTNMKNNSRNLKNDSLQFQMDKIIQFDESLYGVGNSYVVALNTMYDELTSLIGTISRTRKLIKDEHKRKEKDCIDAIITAEKAKTKYNHLCEDLDRLKTSDPNKKSFSLKNKSVEQQEDELSRKVDIADQEYKSKVTTCKKLKDEIMVIHRPNNTKKLKNLILEMDIALNLQLQKYATWNENLIMNSGVLICPLQSSKASMKSMASDIDNEKDLYQYLLRNGTTGDNKSLVPVEYHVHHSLIKTKDIGKPFLNTTNTPANLKSAAATNRWNNTTNSNNTSTALNSNSNSNSNSNIDGHSKNSSSISHGTGGSSMLGVGASTSGSSTVGPTKSNDTFNGHSSSATHVSSSPSVPESSAPASYSSLDPAVSQTSSHIKGPKPLSTFQHPTFGISIEDVIQFAGVDNVPLVVRKCIEIIETYGLNLVGIYRISSNQNQVNKLKESIDSNFTNYLTIGKDIDPSNVYESEVFCVASLLKLYFTSLPEPLFTSAASKSFIETVKSTDGHFIAKKLHQLVFGLPDGAYFTLRALMFHLNKVAEHEAENRMNAKSLAIIWGPVLFNDSSTSAQDLSYKTKVVEELMIIATDIFELDE; translated from the coding sequence ATGTCAGATAGATCAGTTAATAAAACtgattcatcaacaaatttggGCAGTAGTCTCACCAAAACCGTGTCTCCCCCACTCCCACAACCACCAACATCTCTTGCTCAAACTGATTCagcaaaattattagaCAGTGATCccaaaatccaaaaaatattaaacagTGATTATACCATTGATGTTTTATTAAATCGGTTAAAAGAAAGTTTGAATAGTGGAGAAGAATTTAGTAAATTcataaagaagaaagctcaaattgaagatgatcattataatcaattgaagaaatttgCTGGTCATATCCGGacaaatatgaaaaataattcccgaaatttgaaaaatgattcattacaatttcaaatggataaaataattcaatttgatgaGTCATTATATGGAGTTGGTAATTCTTATGTTGTTGCCTTGAATACAATGTATGATGAATTGACATCATTGATTGGAACAATTAGTCGGACaagaaaattgattaaagaTGAACATAAAcgtaaagaaaaagattgTATTGATGCAATAATAACTGCAGAAAAGGCCAAAACCAAATATAATCATTTATGTGAAGATTTGGATCGATTGAAAACTTCTGATCCcaacaaaaaatcatttagTTTGAAGAATAAATCAGtagaacaacaagaagatgAATTGAGTAGAAAAGTTGATATTGCTGATCAAGAATATAAACTGAAAGTTACTACAtgtaaaaaattaaaagatgaAATTATGGTGATTCATCGTCCTAATAATAcgaaaaaattgaagaatttaattttggAAATGGATATTGCGTTAAATttacaattacaaaaatatGCTACTTGgaatgaaaatttgattatgaatTCTGGGGTTTTAATATGCCCTTTGCAATCTAGTAAGGCATCAATGAAATCAATGGCTagtgatattgataatgaaaaagatttgTATCAATATTTGTTAAGAAATGGTACTACTGGTGATAACAAGTCATTAGTGCCGGTAGAATACCATGTTCAtcattcattaattaaaaccAAAGATATTGGTAAACCATTTTTAAACACAACCAATACTCCCGCTAATTTGAAAAGTGCTGCGGCAACAAACAGATGGAACAATACCACCAACAGCAACAATACGTCCACAgctttaaattcaaattcaaattcaaattcaaactCAAACATTGATGGacattcaaaaaattcatcaagTATTTCTCATGGCACAGGTGGTTCATCCATGTTAGGTGTCGGAGCATCAACATCTGGATCTTCTACTGTGGGTCCCACAAAAAGCAATGATACCTTTAATGGTCATTCAAGTTCTGCTACCCAtgtatcatcatcaccatcagTTCCCGAGAGCTCGGCACCAGCTCTGTATCTGTCATTAGATCCAGCTGTTAGTCAAACTTCATCTCATATAAAGGGACCTAAACCATTATCGACATTTCAACATCCAACTTTTGGAATTTCTATTGAAGATGTTATACAATTTGCTGGTGTTGATAATGTCCCATTGGTAGTACGCAAAtgtattgaaattattgaaactTATGGGTTGAATCTTGTGGGGATTTATCGAATTAGTAGTAATCAAAATCAAGTCAATAAACTAAAAGAAAGTATAGATTCAAATTTTACAAATTATTTAACTATTGGCAAAGATATTGATCCATCTAATGTTTATGAAAGTGAAGTATTTTGTGTTGCCagtttattgaaattatatttCACTAGTTTACCAGAACCATTATTTACTAGTGCTGCCAgtaaatcatttattgaaacGGTTAAATCCACTGATGGACATTTTATTGCCAAAAAATTACATCAATTAGTATTTGGATTACCTGATGGAGCATATTTCACATTAAGAGCATTAATGTTTCATCTTAATAAAGTAGCAGAACATGAAGCAGAAAATAGAATGAATGCTAAATCTTTGGCAATTATTTGGGGACCAgtattatttaatgataGTTCAACCAGTGCTCAAGATTTAAGTTATAAAACCAAAGTTGTAGAAGAATTAATGATCATTGCCACAGATATTTTTGAACTTGATGAATAA
- a CDS encoding chitin synthase chaperone-like protein CHS7, putative (Similar to C. albicans CHS7): MSFGSFDHICNKTALPLCSVVGAVNQSAFFQRGIVPDCYARSVELANTMIFQIGNAFVHFGGLIILLIIIFNVRAKYTAIGRKEMLFFLYLAIGLIVSSLIVDCGVSPPSSTSYAYFVAVQIGFASALCICLLYNGFLCFQFWEDGTSRSMWILRSGCFAWFAVNFIVCIITFKHWDTALDYRKTTTLFIFAYVLNAIILAVYVVSQIVLVVFALESYWPLGAILLGVFFFVAGQVLTYVFSDKICRGASHYVDGLFFGSACNVFTFMMIYKFWDMITSDDLEFSVANVEQPINEFGVGADDEKRSSMFF, from the coding sequence ATGTCATTTGGGTCTTTCGATCATATATGTAATAAAACAGCTTTACCCTTATGTTCAGTTGTTGGTGCTGTTAACCAATCAGCTTTTTTCCAACGAGGTATAGTCCCTGACTGTTATGCCCGATCAGTTGAATTAGCCAACACCATGATTTTCCAAATTGGTAATGCTTTTGTTCATTTTGGGGGATTAAtcattttattaattattatattcaatgTTAGAGCCAAATATACTGCCATTGGTCGTAAAGAaatgttattttttttatatttggcAATTGGATTAATTGTTAGTAgtttgattgttgattgtGGTGTTAGTCCTCCAAGTAGTACTAGTTATGCTTATTTTGTTGCTGTACAAATAGGGTTTGCTAGTGCTCTTTgcatttgtttattatacAATGGATTCCTATGTTTCCAATTTTGGGAAGATGGTACTAGTAGATCTATGTGGATTTTAAGACTGGGATGTTTTGCATGGTTTGCTGtcaattttattgtttgtatTATTACTTTTAAACATTGGGATACAGCATTGGATTATAGGAAAACTACAACTTTATTTATCTTTGCTTATGTTTTGAATGCCATTATATTGGCGGTTTACGTTGTATCACAAATAGTATTGGTTGTTTTCGCATTAGAATCATATTGGCCATTGGGGGCTATATTATTGGGAGTGTTCTTTTTCGTTGCTGGCCAAGTATTGACATATGTGTTCAGTGATAAAATATGTCGTGGAGCCTCTCATTATGTCGATGGATTATTCTTTGGAAGTGCATGTAATGTCTTTACTTTTATGATGATCTACAAATTCTGGGATATGATTACAAGTGATGATTTAGAATTCTCAGTGGCTAATGTCGAACAAccaataaatgaatttggCGTTGGagctgatgatgaaaagaGATCAAGTATGTTTTTCTAG
- a CDS encoding actin polymerizing complex subunit, putative (Similar to C. albicans ARC35;~Similar to S. cerevisiae ARC35), with protein sequence MLHIEQNNLLIEKTLTERLFPNTNDGSIKSLDRIVSDFDFTTFHLSTLPGEKHLLLISISLRCWPDLIKHDVVKYLNDKYQPFNEVLTILSTNDIEQGYDYSLVLDTTTATAQNDEFKLELIKELSNLKRNSMAAPFEQAFNRYDELSKKYANANTYSEEIQQELFNESVSIIKYRGIDECIYLKPSFDRVTVIFSTVFQDETDKIFGKVFLQEFVDARKRSVQTAPQVLYSHIEPPLDIQNVVNSGNGNGNNKKDNYGYVTFVLFPRHLVLNKRENCISHIELFRSYFHYHIKCSKAYMHSRMRFRVKEYLKILNRAKPENLDDEGNIIENRKTASGRRFDIRA encoded by the coding sequence ATGTTACatattgaacaaaataatttattaattgagAAAACTTTAACGGAAAGATTATTTCCTAATACAAATGATGGTTCAATAAAATCTTTAGATAGAATTGTTtctgattttgattttactACTTTCCATTTACTGACATTACCTGGAGAAaaacatttattattaatatctATATCATTAAGATGTTGGcctgatttaattaaacatGATGTTGTTAAATATcttaatgataaatatcAACCATTCAATGAAGtattaacaatattatctactaatgatattgaacaAGGTTATGATTATTCATTAGTTTTAGATACTACAACAGCAACCGCTCAAAATGACGAATTTAAATTAGAATTGattaaagaattatcaaatttgaaaagaaattctATGGCAGCTCCATTTGAACAAGCATTTAATAGATATGATGAATTACTGAAAAAATATGCTAATGCTAATACTTATTCTGAAGAAattcaacaagaattatttaatgaatcagtttcaataattaaatatcGAGGAATTGATGAatgtatttatttaaaaccATCATTTGATCGAGTAACTGTGATTTTTTCAACGGTTTTCCAAGATGAAActgataaaatttttggTAAAGtttttttacaagaatttgttgatgCTAGGAAAAGATCAGTTCAAACTGCTCCTCAAGTATTATATTCTCATATTGAACCACCATTAGATATTCAAAATGTTGTCAATagtggtaatggtaatggtaataataaaaaagataatTATGGATATGTAACCTTTGTGTTATTCCCTCGTCATCTTGTTTTAAATAAACGGGAAAATTGTATTTCtcatattgaattatttagaAGTTATTTCCATTATCATATTAAATGTTCAAAAGCTTATATGCATTCAAGAATGAGATTTAGAGTTaaagaatatttgaaaatattaaatcGTGCTAAACCAGAAAATCTTGATGATGAAggtaatattattgaaaatagaaaaacTGCCAGTGGTAGAAGATTTGATATCAGAgcctaa
- a CDS encoding ubiquinol-cytochrome c reductase complex subunit, putative (spliced gene;~Similar to S. cerevisiae QCR10): MVSYVKGPAYKALSHFGQLNAPLVRSYIPNLIFWGAAAGGAVATFTEGVPLFQKTFYEKIPFFGQHWIYNPDPEDVPV, encoded by the exons ATGGTTTCA tacGTTAAAGGTCCAGCTTATAAAGCTTTAAGTCATTTTGGTCAATTAAATGCCCCATTAGTAAGATCATATATtccaaatttaattttctgGGGAGCTGCTGCTGGTGGAGCAGTTGCTACTTTTACTGAAGGAGTTCCATTATTTCAAAAGACTTTTTATGAAAAAATCCCATTTTTCGGTCAACATTGGATTTATAACCCTGATCCAGAAGATGTTCCAgtataa
- a CDS encoding putative mitochondrial 37S ribosomal protein MRPS12, whose amino-acid sequence MNSINNSHHLSLFKTTTTTNNNHTLSFNQVRYSSLNQIQKYKHYDPIKSRVTKSPHLDNNPFKKGVVLRIMILKPKKPNSALRKCARVRLTNGNVISALIPGEGHNLQEHHVVLVRGGRVQDVPGVKYHLVRGAFDLVGVANRASSRSKYGAKKPKQ is encoded by the coding sequence ATGAActcaataaataattctcACCATctatcattatttaaaaccaccaccaccacgaACAACAATCATactttatcatttaatcAAGTCCGTtattcatcattaaatcaaattcaaaaatataaacattATGATCCAATTAAATCAAGAGTAACTAAATCACCTCATTTAGATAATAATCCATTTAAAAAAGGAGTTGTATTAagaataatgattttaaaaccgaaaaaaccaaattcaGCATTAAGAAAATGTGCTAGAGTAAGATTAACTAATGGTAATGTTATAAGTGCTTTAATACCTGGTGAAGGTCATAATTTACAAGAACATCATGTTGTATTAGTTAGAGGTGGTAGAGTTCAAGATGTTCCTGGGGTTAAATATCATTTGGTTAGAGGTGCTTTTGATTTAGTTGGAGTGGCTAATAGAGCTTCATCAAGATCAAAATATGGTGCTAAAAAACCCAAACAATAG
- a CDS encoding cullin-family protein, putative: protein MSTDDITDKILDLNNSSSNTLSSISTGNTIIPPKQRKLSHLVSNSPSPKLYHKSIDDDNDTNNNKRKKLNTPTDDELISQVESIQQLADKTIDSVLFDLPINHSFGYLNYEFTKLCKYKHVEQSKLSDLIFEKIINDFETNIKPSIIDGFLENSQGEGDIEVMIQMVENFLLIFDNWYNRLIKLSKIFVYLDRHYLTQHRTKHPILKFGIDLFINKVLVEDKQLTDKVLNTHLQLLCKWREQIQFQEEQDPINLNVNDLSMRFTKLLVKLHTQSYKFAFNGQLLSSIITHYNILKISWLKNDPTTYLSKVLETINENLKYFKLVGKNLVFIKELFMKLRWNLIFYDFNNLLPQVLPSLLENQQELQIIYQYCCHSVEDFGYDSLSIFIYQWGVYTKSAFESIVGVNINTKPAKSTNNNVIEQLVNKYKELILLINTSFPNDDKFEFEIRNSLIKTINNTSSINSLVIYQLCKYCDNFFKGKTNLLYSIFEENGLIVFKSINNKHDFINFYKKDLSKRLLLLNQKFKFENEQKFINSLIKVVGENDDILSLTIMFKDLTDSKDIYKLLITVPTTNCALLNNSFEFNPLILDKKQWPNIPNNDDLQEFKLPIVLQDILIEMTKQYQALDVKYKNRQLDWSNYKLHQVTISAQFEQGEKEITGNLLQIVLLLLFTDDDDDDGGYTIDQLSGMTGIKNTQFLIRIINSITNDKYNILQYDGNKYHYNFNFKDKSTKIKLPMIKELSRSEQQQQQQTKSMDEEEKDIGSIKSIVQTNRDEEIKSCLIKIMKQERQLSIIELLNKSISQLQNRRPVAMTNLKTIIDDLIELEYLKRDDNNKNIIIYIP, encoded by the coding sequence ATGTCAACAGATGATATAACTGATAAGATTTTGGATCtcaataatagtagtagcaaTACATTATCCTCAATTTCTACTGGAAATACAATAATCCCACCAAAACAGCGTAAATTGTCTCATTTGGTTTCTAATTCACCATCTCCTAAATTATATCATAAATCTATTGACGACGACAATgataccaataataataaacgtAAGAAATTAAATACACCTACTGATGATGAGTTAATATCACAAGTAGAATCAATCCAACAATTAGCTGATAAAACTATTGATTctgttttatttgatttaccCATTAATCATTCATTTggttatttaaattatgaATTCACTAAATTATGTAAATATAAACATGTTGAACAAAGTAAATTGAgtgatttaatttttgaaaaaattatcaatgattttgaaacaaacatAAAACCTAGTATAATTGATGGTTTCTTGGAAAATAGCCAGGGTGAGGGTGATATTGAAGTCATGATACAAATGGTTGAAAATTTTCtattgatatttgataattggTATAATCGATTGATTAAATTAAgtaaaatatttgtttatttggaTAGACATTATCTTACACAACATCGTACTAAACATCctatattgaaatttggaattgatttatttataaataaagtATTAGTAGAAGATAAACAACTCACAGATAAAGTGTTAAACACTCATTTACAATTACTTTGTAAATGGAGAGAGCAAATACAGTTtcaagaagaacaagatcCAATTAATTTGAATGTGAATGATTTAAGTATGAGATTTACTAAACTATTAGTTAAGTTACACACTCAAAGTTATAAATTTGCATTTAATGGACAATTATTAAGTTCTATTATTACCCATTATAACATTTTGAAGATATCATGGCTCAAAAATGATCCTACTACTTATTTATCTAAAGTTTTAGAAACaatcaatgaaaatttaaaatatttcaaattggtGGGTAAAAATCTTGTATttataaaagaattatttatgAAACTTCGATggaatttaatattttatgattttaataatttattaccCCAAGTTTTACCATCATTGTTAGAAaatcaacaagaattgcaaattatttatcaatattgttGTCATAGTGTTGAAGATTTTGGATACGATTCTCTTctgatatttatatatcAATGGGGGGTTTATACCAAATCAGCGTTTGAATCTATTGTTGGAGTCAATATCAATACCAAGCCCGCAAAGtcaaccaataataatgttatCGAACAATTAGTGAACAAGTATAAAGAGTTAATACTTTTGATAAATACAAGTTTCcctaatgatgataaatttgaatttgaaataagaaattctttgataaaaacaattaataacACTTCCAGTATAAATTCATTGgtgatttatcaattatgtAAGTATtgtgataattttttcaaggggaaaacaaatttattatattcaatttttgaagaaaatggtttaattgtatttaaatcgataaataataaacatgatttcatcaatttttataaaaaagATCTATCTAAacgattattattattgaatcaaaaattcaaatttgaaaatgaacaaaaatttatcaatagtTTGATAAAAGTTGTTGgtgaaaatgatgatataCTTAGTTTAACTATAATGTTTAAAGATTTGACTGATTCCAaagatatttataaattgttAATTACTGTGCCGACAACAAATTGTGCCTTATTGAACaattcatttgaatttaatccATTGATTTTAGATAAAAAGCAATGGCCAAATATCCCCaacaatgatgatttacaaGAGTTCAAATTGCCAATTGTATTACAAgatattttaattgaaatgaCGAAACAATATCAAGCATTGGATGTAAAATATAAGAATCGACAACTTGATTGGagtaattataaattacaTCAAGTGACAATATCTGCTCAATTTGAACAAGGTGAGAAAGAAATTACTGGGAACTTATTGCAAATagtattgttattattattcactgatgatgatgatgatgatggtgggtatacaattgatcaattgagTGGGATGACAGGTATAAAAAATACCCAATTCTTGATTAGGATTATCAACTCAATAACCaatgataaatataatattttgCAGTATGATGGTaataaatatcattataatttcaatttcaaagatAAATCCACTAAGATTAAATTGCCAATGATCAAAGAATTGTCAAGATCagagcaacaacaacagcaacaaacTAAAAGTAtggatgaagaagaaaaagacaTTGGACTGATTAAATCCATTGTTCAAACCAATAgagatgaagaaataaaaagttgtttaatcaaaataatgaaacaaGAACGACAATTAtccattattgaattattgaataaatcaatatcacAATTACAAAATCGACGTCCAGTAGCTATGACAAATTTAAAAAccattattgatgatttaattgaattagaatatttaaaacgtgatgataataataaaaatataattatatatattccatag